One window from the genome of Desulfobotulus pelophilus encodes:
- the atpB gene encoding F0F1 ATP synthase subunit A, translating to MEHPFLIFGWIFEKIGLGHFAHAYPHVIYSWVVMAMLIGVGFLATRTITMIPGKLQNFFELLISSIEEFMVENTGEEGRWFFPIVGTIFIYIFVSNLVGLVPGFFPPTASLNTTASCALVVFFMTHFIGIKYHGVHYIHHFTGPVWWMIPIILPIEIIGHLARVLSLSFRLFGNMMGHELVLIILFVLAGAFFAPLPIMAMGIFVALVQAFVFFLLSVMYFTGSMEHAH from the coding sequence GTGGAGCATCCCTTTCTTATTTTCGGCTGGATTTTTGAAAAGATCGGGCTGGGACATTTTGCCCATGCCTATCCCCATGTCATCTACTCCTGGGTAGTAATGGCCATGCTCATTGGTGTCGGTTTTCTCGCAACCCGCACCATCACCATGATTCCGGGAAAGCTGCAGAACTTTTTTGAGCTGCTCATTTCCAGTATTGAAGAATTCATGGTGGAAAATACCGGTGAGGAAGGCCGCTGGTTTTTTCCCATTGTGGGTACGATTTTCATTTATATCTTCGTGAGCAACCTTGTAGGGCTTGTTCCGGGTTTCTTCCCGCCCACGGCCAGCCTCAACACCACCGCATCCTGTGCGCTGGTAGTTTTTTTCATGACCCATTTTATTGGTATCAAATATCACGGGGTTCATTATATTCATCATTTTACAGGCCCTGTCTGGTGGATGATACCCATTATACTCCCCATTGAGATTATTGGCCATCTTGCCCGTGTTCTTTCACTCTCTTTCCGTCTTTTCGGAAACATGATGGGGCATGAACTGGTACTGATCATTCTCTTTGTTCTTGCGGGTGCGTTTTTTGCCCCTCTGCCCATTATGGCCATGGGGATTTTTGTGGCCCTGGTCCAGGCCTTTGTCTTTTTCCTTCTGTCTGTGATGTACTTCACAGGCTCTATGGAGCATGCGCATTAA
- a CDS encoding ATP synthase subunit I, with amino-acid sequence MDIQQGLVRFVSRGNWVVLAVFCAASLWVEDPAFFRGVFLGGLIVTVNFHMLGRTLRKSLKPPHTAAVHSIIAKYYLRFIVSGIIIFILILGRFVAPLGLILGLSVVVVTLFCAAIVALMKILSSKEAA; translated from the coding sequence ATGGATATTCAGCAAGGTCTGGTACGGTTTGTGTCCCGGGGTAACTGGGTGGTCTTGGCGGTTTTTTGTGCCGCATCATTATGGGTGGAAGACCCAGCCTTTTTCAGAGGTGTTTTTTTGGGCGGTCTTATCGTTACGGTCAATTTTCACATGCTGGGCAGGACTCTGAGAAAATCGTTGAAACCACCCCATACGGCAGCGGTGCATAGTATTATTGCCAAGTATTACCTTCGGTTTATTGTCAGTGGTATTATCATTTTTATTTTGATACTCGGGCGCTTTGTGGCACCCTTAGGTTTGATTCTGGGACTTTCGGTCGTTGTCGTCACCCTGTTTTGTGCGGCGATCGTGGCATTGATGAAAATTCTCTCCAGTAAGGAGGCGGCGTAA
- the atpE gene encoding ATP synthase F0 subunit C, whose translation MEANALQFFIACVTAAGFGLAIAASLCGLAQGIGLKAAVEGVARNPESSGKVTVTMLIGLAMIESLCIYALVVSLILIYAHPQAEVIASLLGAK comes from the coding sequence ATGGAAGCAAATGCACTGCAGTTTTTTATCGCCTGTGTTACCGCCGCTGGTTTCGGTCTGGCCATTGCTGCATCACTCTGTGGTCTGGCCCAGGGTATTGGCCTTAAGGCTGCCGTTGAAGGCGTTGCCCGGAATCCTGAATCTTCCGGTAAGGTAACCGTTACCATGCTGATTGGTCTGGCTATGATCGAATCCCTGTGTATTTATGCACTGGTTGTTTCACTGATTCTGATTTATGCTCATCCTCAGGCAGAAGTGATTGCTTCTCTGCTGGGCGCTAAGTAA
- a CDS encoding FAD-binding oxidoreductase — MDWRLRETVQRAVGRDCFFDGEAECLLYSYDSTARKAMPDAVVRAKDADQIASLLRLATRHGIPVTPRGGGSGATGGSVPVDGGIVLVMSDMNRIVSLDMDNLIACAEPGVITGDFHKEVESRGLFYPPDPASSAFCTLGGNLAECAGGPRAVKYGVTRDYVLGLEAVLPTGEKIRTGVETAKGVVGYDLTRLIVGSEGTLAVITSMTLRLLPLPESVRTLTVVFDRMDQAAKTVSEIIRKGLIPRTIEYMDQAAIVCAATRLEGLPVDAGAMLIIEVDGRETETLAMAEDVAGLCRSMGARQVRVALSAEEAAGIWAARKAISPALFRYGPDKINEDIVVPRSKIPEVVQKIQELKEKTRLTMVSFGHAGDGNIHFNIMLDKKDAKALKRANWAVEELFRYTLSIGGTLSGEHGVGLSKQAYFNMEIGPAEKALMLRLKHAFDPAGILNPHKIF; from the coding sequence ATGGATTGGCGTTTGCGTGAAACAGTGCAGAGGGCTGTTGGCAGAGACTGCTTTTTTGATGGTGAAGCGGAGTGTCTTTTGTACAGCTATGACTCCACAGCCAGGAAAGCGATGCCGGACGCTGTGGTGCGGGCAAAGGATGCGGATCAGATTGCTTCTCTTCTGCGGCTGGCCACCCGCCATGGGATTCCCGTAACACCGCGGGGAGGAGGTTCCGGTGCTACGGGAGGTTCCGTTCCGGTGGATGGCGGTATTGTTCTCGTGATGTCGGATATGAACCGTATTGTATCTCTTGACATGGATAACCTGATTGCCTGCGCAGAGCCAGGTGTTATAACAGGAGATTTTCATAAGGAAGTGGAATCCAGAGGATTGTTTTATCCTCCGGATCCTGCCAGCTCAGCTTTCTGTACTCTGGGAGGGAATCTTGCTGAGTGTGCAGGGGGGCCTAGGGCCGTTAAATATGGCGTTACCCGCGACTATGTTCTGGGTCTGGAAGCTGTACTGCCCACGGGTGAAAAAATCCGTACCGGCGTTGAGACAGCGAAGGGCGTTGTCGGCTATGATCTGACCCGACTGATTGTGGGCTCGGAAGGTACTCTGGCGGTGATTACATCCATGACCCTGAGACTTCTTCCCCTTCCAGAGTCTGTTCGTACCCTGACGGTGGTTTTTGACCGGATGGATCAAGCGGCAAAAACTGTCTCAGAGATTATCCGCAAAGGGTTGATTCCACGGACAATTGAGTACATGGATCAGGCGGCCATAGTCTGCGCTGCCACCCGCCTGGAAGGATTGCCAGTGGATGCCGGTGCCATGTTGATCATTGAAGTGGATGGCCGGGAAACAGAGACCCTTGCCATGGCAGAAGATGTGGCAGGGCTCTGCCGGAGCATGGGAGCAAGGCAGGTCCGGGTGGCCCTGTCAGCCGAAGAGGCTGCTGGAATTTGGGCGGCGCGGAAGGCCATATCTCCGGCTCTGTTCCGGTACGGGCCGGATAAAATCAATGAGGATATCGTGGTTCCGCGGTCAAAAATTCCCGAAGTGGTTCAGAAAATACAGGAGCTTAAAGAAAAAACTCGTTTGACAATGGTCAGTTTCGGCCATGCCGGAGACGGAAATATACACTTTAACATCATGCTGGACAAAAAAGATGCCAAGGCTTTAAAACGGGCGAACTGGGCAGTGGAAGAACTTTTTCGTTACACTCTGTCCATTGGTGGAACCCTTTCGGGCGAGCATGGTGTGGGTCTTTCCAAACAGGCTTATTTTAATATGGAAATCGGACCTGCGGAGAAAGCACTGATGCTGCGGTTGAAACATGCCTTTGATCCTGCGGGTATCCTGAATCCACATAAAATCTTTTGA
- the uvrA gene encoding excinuclease ABC subunit UvrA yields the protein MKMDQIRIRGARQHNLKNIDVDLPRNRLVVITGLSGSGKSTLAFDTLYAEGQRRYVESLSTYARQFLGRMDKPDVDTIEGLSPAIAIEQKTASHNPRSTVGTVTEIYDYLRLLYARTGIPHCPQCHKPISAQSLDQIMMQLGELKDGSRILILAPLVNGQKGSHEKLFARLQKDGFARVRINGQIHEIEEVPPLAKTKKHTISVVIDRLVIKEGIETRMADAIELGMKEGNGVVSVYLTDSKEEMLFSEKAACLQCGISFPELSPASFSFNSPQGACSTCDGLGSTTTFDPELIIPEPSLSLREGAALPWAGKNSVTFSEFLESFTAHFGTDIYTPFEKLPEDCRKAILYGTGKVEFPFSYERNGRKKIYRKSVEGIIPNLQRRYMETDSPEMREEIQQYMTFQPCPDCGGTRLNPFSRSVRVAGKTIAEFTAISVDEALTFNNSIHLAGSKALIAAPILKEISDRIRFLTDVGLGYLTLNRTATTLSGGESQRIRLATQVGSKLTGVLYVLDEPSIGLHQRDNLKLLSTLMQMRDLGNSVLVVEHDEETIRAADFVVDMGPGAGIHGGEVVFAGTPKAMMNCAPSLTGQFLSGKRSIAVPPKRREPRGFLRVVGASANNLQNITASFPFGCFTCVTGVSGSGKSTLVLETLYKALARRFYRSRVVPGKHDHIEGLDQVDKVINIDQAPIGRTPRSNPGTYTGLFTHIRELFAQTPEARARGYKPGRFSFNVKGGRCEACTGDGILKIEMHFLPDVYVACDVCQGQRYNKETLEVRYKDRNIAEVLNMTVNQALQFFENIPPIRNKLVTLSDVGLGYVRIGQSATTLSGGEAQRIKLSRELSKRGTGKTIYILDEPTTGLHLEDVARLLSVLDRLLDNGNTVIVIEHNLDVIKYADYLIDIGPEGGSGGGCILASGTPEEVAGVDSSHTGRFLKPLLGISN from the coding sequence ATGAAAATGGATCAAATCCGTATACGGGGTGCCCGCCAGCATAACCTGAAAAATATTGACGTGGATCTTCCAAGAAACAGGCTTGTTGTTATTACAGGTCTTTCCGGATCCGGGAAATCCACCCTTGCCTTTGACACCCTGTATGCAGAGGGCCAGCGCCGTTATGTGGAGTCTTTATCCACCTACGCAAGGCAATTTCTCGGGCGCATGGACAAGCCCGATGTTGACACCATAGAGGGCCTCTCACCTGCCATTGCCATTGAGCAGAAAACCGCCAGCCACAACCCCAGATCCACAGTTGGAACGGTAACGGAAATCTACGATTATCTCCGCCTGCTGTATGCGAGAACAGGCATCCCCCACTGCCCTCAGTGCCATAAGCCCATTTCCGCCCAGAGTCTTGATCAGATCATGATGCAGCTGGGGGAACTGAAGGATGGCAGCCGGATTCTCATTCTGGCCCCGCTGGTAAACGGCCAGAAAGGAAGCCATGAAAAACTGTTTGCCCGTTTACAAAAAGACGGCTTCGCACGGGTCCGCATCAATGGGCAGATTCATGAAATTGAAGAAGTTCCGCCCCTTGCCAAAACCAAAAAGCACACCATCTCTGTGGTGATTGACCGGCTCGTTATCAAAGAAGGCATTGAAACCCGCATGGCGGACGCCATTGAGCTGGGCATGAAGGAAGGCAACGGCGTGGTCTCCGTTTACCTCACGGATTCAAAAGAAGAAATGCTTTTCAGCGAAAAAGCGGCCTGCCTTCAATGCGGCATCAGTTTTCCGGAATTATCCCCGGCCAGTTTTTCCTTCAACTCTCCCCAGGGTGCCTGCAGCACCTGTGACGGCCTGGGAAGCACCACAACCTTTGATCCGGAACTGATCATACCCGAGCCCTCCCTTTCTCTGAGAGAGGGGGCTGCGCTCCCATGGGCAGGAAAAAACTCCGTTACATTTTCCGAATTCCTTGAATCCTTCACCGCTCATTTCGGGACCGATATCTATACACCCTTTGAAAAACTGCCAGAAGACTGCCGTAAGGCCATTCTGTACGGAACCGGCAAGGTGGAGTTCCCCTTTTCCTACGAGCGTAACGGGCGCAAAAAAATCTACCGAAAAAGCGTGGAAGGCATCATTCCCAATCTTCAGCGTCGCTACATGGAAACCGATTCGCCTGAGATGCGGGAAGAAATTCAGCAGTACATGACTTTCCAGCCCTGCCCTGACTGCGGGGGGACAAGGCTCAATCCCTTCAGCCGGTCCGTCAGGGTAGCGGGCAAAACCATTGCTGAATTCACAGCCATTTCCGTGGATGAGGCCCTGACTTTCAACAACAGCATCCACCTTGCGGGCAGCAAAGCCCTCATTGCCGCCCCCATTCTAAAAGAAATCAGCGACCGGATCCGCTTTCTTACGGATGTGGGGCTGGGCTATCTGACACTGAACCGCACGGCCACCACCCTTTCCGGTGGTGAAAGCCAGCGCATCAGACTGGCCACTCAGGTAGGCTCGAAGCTCACGGGGGTCCTCTATGTGCTGGACGAACCCAGTATCGGCCTGCACCAAAGGGACAACCTGAAGTTGCTTTCCACTCTCATGCAGATGAGGGATCTGGGAAACAGCGTCCTGGTAGTGGAACACGATGAAGAAACCATCCGGGCTGCTGACTTTGTGGTGGATATGGGGCCTGGTGCGGGTATTCATGGCGGCGAAGTCGTGTTTGCGGGGACTCCTAAGGCCATGATGAACTGTGCACCTTCCCTGACAGGACAGTTCCTCTCAGGAAAACGCAGTATCGCTGTTCCACCCAAAAGAAGAGAGCCCCGGGGCTTTCTCAGGGTAGTGGGGGCTTCTGCCAATAACCTTCAGAATATCACAGCCTCCTTTCCTTTCGGATGTTTCACCTGTGTCACCGGCGTTTCCGGTTCGGGTAAATCCACCCTTGTACTGGAAACCCTTTACAAGGCTCTGGCACGACGTTTCTACCGATCACGGGTGGTACCCGGAAAGCATGATCACATCGAAGGCCTGGATCAGGTGGACAAGGTTATCAATATTGACCAGGCTCCCATCGGACGTACGCCCCGTTCCAATCCCGGAACCTATACAGGTCTGTTCACCCACATCCGCGAGCTTTTTGCCCAGACTCCGGAGGCAAGGGCCAGAGGCTACAAGCCGGGCCGTTTCAGTTTTAACGTAAAAGGCGGCCGTTGCGAAGCCTGCACCGGCGACGGCATTCTCAAAATTGAGATGCATTTTCTACCGGATGTATACGTGGCCTGTGATGTCTGCCAGGGGCAGCGCTATAACAAAGAAACCCTTGAGGTACGCTATAAAGACAGGAATATTGCGGAAGTTCTGAATATGACTGTCAATCAGGCTCTTCAGTTCTTTGAAAATATCCCACCCATCCGAAACAAACTGGTTACCCTTTCCGACGTGGGGCTTGGTTATGTACGCATCGGGCAGTCCGCCACAACCCTTTCCGGCGGTGAAGCTCAGCGTATCAAGCTATCACGGGAATTGAGCAAACGGGGCACAGGAAAAACCATATATATTCTGGATGAACCCACCACAGGCCTCCACCTGGAAGATGTGGCCAGACTGCTCTCCGTCCTGGACCGATTATTGGACAACGGCAATACCGTCATTGTTATAGAGCATAATCTGGACGTCATAAAATATGCGGATTATCTGATCGATATCGGACCGGAAGGCGGAAGCGGCGGCGGATGCATCCTGGCATCAGGCACACCTGAAGAAGTTGCCGGTGTAGACAGTTCCCACACAGGACGGTTCCTGAAACCCCTGCTCGGAATATCCAATTGA
- the dnaA gene encoding chromosomal replication initiator protein DnaA: MDAIIWDSIKARIKEHVPAHSYRMWIEPIGLGFCKDDTVELTCANSFSQKRIRDHYGSLIRNEVEQHLGKPLELSFAVAEKAEAFSSVTRTRSAKTVKAAAAEKQMELPQISSRLHSGRMLRRDFTFDRFVVGQNCDLAYSAALSLAARRGGHLKTLFLSSHTGMGKSHLSQAVGHHILNTSPTERIYYVTAEDFTNEMVGALRSGSMDLFKEKYRTQCDVLLMEDVHFLTGKDRTQQELAMTLDYLFEADKKIIFSGSALPADIPKLNDQLRSRLSSGLVSPIEKPDFQTRVRILKTKCREHSMDMPMRVMEYLAGELEDNVRQLESGLIGVAAKHSLLGSSIDLSLAESVVKNIVCHKRQITVEGIKGLVCREFGVSPEEIMSKSRKQNIVRSRQMGMYLSRKYTDQSIQAIGRSFNRYHATAIHSINMVEKALREKTAVARQFEVLCKRIEAGDL; the protein is encoded by the coding sequence ATGGACGCGATTATCTGGGACAGTATTAAAGCTCGCATTAAAGAACATGTGCCGGCGCACAGTTACCGCATGTGGATAGAGCCCATAGGCCTTGGTTTCTGTAAAGATGATACGGTGGAATTGACCTGTGCTAATTCTTTCTCCCAGAAACGTATCCGGGATCACTATGGAAGCCTGATCCGGAATGAAGTGGAACAGCATCTGGGAAAACCCCTTGAGCTCTCCTTTGCCGTTGCAGAGAAGGCAGAAGCCTTTTCATCCGTGACCCGGACAAGATCTGCCAAAACGGTGAAGGCCGCCGCTGCTGAAAAACAGATGGAATTACCCCAGATTTCTTCCCGTTTGCACAGTGGCCGCATGCTGCGCAGAGATTTTACCTTTGATCGTTTTGTGGTTGGTCAGAATTGTGACCTTGCCTATTCAGCGGCCCTTTCTCTGGCGGCCAGGCGTGGAGGCCACCTGAAGACACTGTTTCTTTCTTCTCACACGGGCATGGGTAAAAGTCATCTGTCCCAGGCTGTTGGCCATCACATTCTGAATACATCCCCTACGGAGCGTATTTACTATGTGACGGCAGAAGATTTTACCAATGAAATGGTGGGAGCTCTCCGTTCCGGCAGTATGGACCTGTTCAAGGAAAAATACCGGACCCAGTGCGATGTACTGCTTATGGAGGATGTTCATTTTCTGACGGGAAAAGACAGGACGCAGCAGGAACTGGCCATGACGCTGGATTATCTTTTTGAGGCGGATAAAAAAATTATTTTTTCCGGATCCGCACTACCAGCGGATATCCCGAAACTGAATGATCAGTTGCGTTCCCGCCTTTCGTCCGGTCTGGTCTCTCCCATAGAGAAACCGGATTTTCAGACAAGAGTCCGTATACTAAAAACAAAATGCCGTGAACATTCCATGGACATGCCCATGCGGGTTATGGAGTATCTGGCCGGAGAACTGGAAGACAACGTCCGTCAGCTGGAATCCGGTCTTATCGGTGTGGCAGCAAAACATTCCCTGCTGGGGAGCAGCATCGATCTTTCATTGGCAGAGAGTGTTGTAAAAAATATCGTTTGTCACAAAAGACAAATTACGGTGGAGGGAATCAAGGGGCTTGTGTGCAGGGAGTTTGGCGTTTCACCGGAAGAGATTATGTCCAAATCCCGTAAGCAGAATATTGTGCGCAGCCGGCAGATGGGAATGTATCTTTCAAGAAAATATACGGATCAGTCCATTCAGGCCATCGGCAGGAGCTTTAACCGTTATCATGCTACAGCCATACATTCCATTAATATGGTGGAAAAGGCCCTTCGGGAAAAAACGGCCGTGGCCAGACAGTTTGAAGTTTTGTGTAAGAGAATAGAAGCCGGAGATTTGTAA
- the selD gene encoding selenide, water dikinase SelD: MFRPALTEKVRAAGUAAKLAPGVLERVMAGLNPHCPPDVLAGIKHSEDAGVYRLSEVMALVQTLDFLTPMVDDPRNFGRIAAANALSDVYAMGAKPLTAMNIVCFPAQDLPEEVLKEVLAGGLEKIEEAGAVLLGGHSVEDPEFKYGLSVTGLVHPDKVVINGGAKPGDALILTKVIGTGVLTTAMKGKLVPEETVSFMIRSMACLNGTAAEIFCGFSVHAMTDITGFGLAGHALEMARASSCDLEITAGHIPLLPGVEEYAAMGLIPGGAYRNREFCGRQLVFAKGLSRALQDLTVDPQTSGGLLAAVDEGSAEACLDALHNSGVPAVLIGRVGQGGGCGEVFFR, translated from the coding sequence ATGTTCCGACCGGCACTGACGGAAAAAGTCAGGGCCGCAGGCTGAGCGGCCAAGCTGGCTCCAGGGGTTCTGGAGCGTGTGATGGCAGGTCTGAATCCCCATTGTCCACCGGATGTTCTGGCTGGAATAAAACACAGTGAAGATGCGGGCGTTTATCGGCTTTCTGAGGTTATGGCACTGGTCCAGACCCTTGATTTCCTTACTCCCATGGTGGATGACCCCAGAAATTTTGGCCGTATCGCAGCTGCGAATGCCTTGAGCGATGTCTATGCCATGGGTGCCAAGCCCCTTACGGCCATGAATATTGTCTGTTTTCCTGCACAGGATCTGCCGGAAGAGGTACTGAAAGAGGTGCTGGCCGGAGGGCTGGAAAAGATTGAAGAGGCCGGTGCCGTTCTTCTCGGAGGACATAGTGTGGAGGATCCTGAGTTTAAGTACGGGCTTTCCGTGACGGGTCTCGTGCATCCTGATAAGGTGGTCATCAATGGCGGGGCAAAACCCGGAGATGCGCTGATTCTCACCAAGGTGATCGGAACCGGCGTGCTGACAACAGCTATGAAGGGAAAACTCGTTCCCGAAGAAACTGTTTCCTTCATGATCCGGTCCATGGCCTGCCTGAATGGCACGGCAGCGGAAATATTCTGTGGTTTTTCCGTCCATGCCATGACAGATATAACCGGCTTCGGGCTGGCGGGACATGCATTGGAGATGGCAAGGGCCAGCAGCTGTGATTTGGAAATCACAGCCGGCCATATTCCCCTTCTGCCAGGGGTGGAAGAGTATGCAGCCATGGGGTTGATTCCGGGTGGGGCATACCGCAATCGTGAGTTTTGTGGCCGTCAGCTTGTTTTTGCAAAGGGGCTTTCCCGTGCGTTACAGGATCTTACGGTTGATCCCCAGACTTCGGGTGGGCTTCTGGCTGCCGTGGACGAAGGGTCGGCGGAAGCCTGTCTGGATGCTTTGCACAATTCCGGAGTCCCAGCTGTCCTCATCGGACGTGTGGGGCAGGGAGGGGGGTGCGGAGAGGTCTTTTTCAGATGA
- the pdxA gene encoding 4-hydroxythreonine-4-phosphate dehydrogenase PdxA has product MIQPLIAVTMGDPVGIGPEITVKALSDPAVHALCRPLVLGDSSVLHSAMALTGQHLHIREVSCASEAHFQPGTLNLIPLSSLPSSPAWGRPDRETGQAMVHYILRAIDMALAGEVAAIVTGPINKYAMNLSGYAYSGHTELLAERTGTRDYVMMLAGDRIRVSLVTIHTALRNVPDLITPEKIRTTLRVTHRALVERFAIPAPSIAVAGLNPHAGESGMFGDEEERILQPALEQARSEGIDAQGPFPPDTLFYHVDQGRFDAVVAMYHDQGLIPFKMRHFEDGVNTTLGLPIIRTSVDHGTAYDLAGRGRADHRSLLAAIHMAAIHARNTMAVPL; this is encoded by the coding sequence ATGATACAACCCCTTATTGCTGTCACCATGGGAGATCCCGTGGGAATAGGTCCGGAGATTACCGTCAAGGCACTCTCCGATCCGGCCGTACATGCCCTATGCCGCCCCCTTGTTCTTGGCGATTCTTCCGTTCTTCATTCAGCTATGGCCCTTACGGGGCAACATCTTCACATCCGTGAGGTTTCCTGTGCCAGCGAAGCACACTTTCAGCCAGGCACACTCAATCTGATTCCCCTCAGCTCTCTGCCCAGCTCTCCGGCATGGGGGCGGCCGGATAGAGAAACGGGACAAGCCATGGTTCATTACATTCTGCGAGCCATAGACATGGCCCTGGCAGGAGAAGTCGCTGCCATTGTGACAGGCCCCATTAACAAATACGCCATGAATCTGTCCGGCTATGCCTACAGCGGACACACGGAGCTTCTGGCGGAGCGAACGGGGACCAGAGACTATGTAATGATGCTGGCCGGAGACCGCATCCGTGTCAGTCTTGTCACCATCCATACGGCGCTTCGTAATGTCCCTGATCTGATTACTCCGGAAAAAATCCGTACCACCCTGCGCGTCACCCACAGGGCTCTGGTAGAACGCTTTGCCATCCCGGCACCCTCCATTGCCGTGGCAGGACTTAACCCCCATGCGGGTGAATCAGGCATGTTCGGAGATGAGGAAGAACGTATTCTGCAGCCTGCCCTCGAACAGGCTCGCAGTGAGGGAATTGACGCCCAGGGACCCTTTCCCCCGGATACCCTTTTTTATCACGTAGATCAGGGACGTTTTGATGCCGTGGTGGCCATGTATCATGATCAGGGCCTGATTCCCTTTAAGATGCGCCATTTCGAAGACGGCGTAAACACTACCCTTGGCCTGCCCATTATCCGGACATCCGTGGATCACGGCACAGCCTATGATCTTGCGGGAAGGGGCCGGGCAGACCACAGAAGCCTTCTTGCAGCCATACACATGGCTGCCATTCATGCCAGAAATACAATGGCTGTGCCCTTGTAG
- the pgeF gene encoding peptidoglycan editing factor PgeF, giving the protein MIRPDTLEHLAIPGVVHGFFDRNGGVSLPPADSLNLAHGEGEEEGVAENRRRVLAFFGRDMDLVTLRQVHGDRVFIVGKRDGRRDGLADHQTPEGDALCSDIPGKLLMILTADCQPILFADPVKKVVAAAHAGWRGSVQNIAAATVKAMAGNYGCRPEDIRAGIGPSLGPCCAEFVNWKKELPPAFEPFRSNGNLFDFWAITEKQLTDAGLQPDHIASLNVCTRCNDGWFSYRREKNTGRLGAVIGLLP; this is encoded by the coding sequence ATGATCAGGCCTGATACCCTTGAGCACCTTGCGATTCCCGGTGTTGTGCATGGCTTTTTCGACCGTAACGGCGGCGTCAGTCTGCCACCGGCAGACAGTCTCAACCTTGCTCATGGTGAGGGTGAGGAGGAAGGTGTGGCGGAAAACCGGCGGCGGGTACTGGCCTTTTTCGGCCGTGACATGGACCTTGTCACCCTGCGGCAGGTGCATGGTGACCGTGTATTTATTGTCGGAAAAAGGGATGGACGCAGAGATGGGCTTGCCGATCACCAGACACCGGAAGGTGATGCTCTTTGTTCGGATATTCCGGGCAAACTCCTCATGATTCTTACGGCAGACTGCCAGCCCATTCTTTTTGCTGACCCGGTTAAAAAGGTAGTCGCCGCCGCCCATGCCGGATGGCGGGGTAGTGTGCAGAATATTGCAGCCGCCACAGTGAAGGCGATGGCTGGGAATTATGGCTGCAGGCCTGAAGATATCCGTGCGGGTATCGGCCCTTCCCTTGGACCCTGCTGTGCGGAATTTGTTAACTGGAAAAAGGAGCTGCCTCCTGCCTTTGAACCTTTTCGCAGTAATGGCAATCTTTTTGATTTCTGGGCTATTACGGAAAAACAGTTGACGGATGCGGGGCTGCAGCCGGATCATATAGCCAGTCTGAATGTCTGTACCCGCTGTAATGATGGATGGTTTTCCTATCGCAGGGAAAAAAATACGGGAAGACTCGGGGCTGTGATTGGTCTTCTGCCGTAA
- a CDS encoding AtpZ/AtpI family protein gives MKTMRELATYGSLGMSVAFSVFIGVFAGVFVDRWLDIQPVGVLIGLCLGIAAAFRHLLWMIRRMGKV, from the coding sequence ATGAAAACAATGCGGGAGCTGGCAACCTACGGCAGTCTGGGCATGAGCGTGGCTTTTTCCGTTTTCATTGGGGTCTTTGCCGGTGTGTTTGTCGACAGATGGCTGGATATCCAGCCAGTTGGAGTTTTGATCGGGCTCTGCCTGGGTATTGCGGCCGCATTCCGGCATCTTCTGTGGATGATCCGCAGAATGGGAAAGGTCTGA